The following proteins are encoded in a genomic region of Abyssisolibacter fermentans:
- a CDS encoding S8 family serine peptidase, whose translation MKRIALLLIIMLALTSCTPQNIKRYNDINNDDTSTLKEQENQTNDENENSENVVELKITRHPSPQNLKKCFDLKELPKYDENANWVWQVDLRSGDLSTWDVSDRLYDLMNSLFDSQTIWPIELPKGFDPDKIMEIGKNPGLNIRSLHNEGITGKGVGIAIIDYALLVDHVEYKDRLKMYEEIHHSSKRAHFHGPGVASLVVGKTTGVAPEADLYFIASQNYESSKKEKKLITNFSYTAQCIERIIDLNKSLENDKKIRAISISSAWNPEKSNGYEEMVKAIEKANDEGIFVISCSLPQYNEKFHFHGLAREPMKDPDDFESYSIIPWDKWISKVNHVDDYDEFYASEFDKIKEKQVLAVPIDSRAIAGSSGNDDYVFYREGGWSWAVPYIAGLYVLSCQVKPDITPEIFWDEAYNTGIAREIEKDGSKYETRIINPVDLMKRLEELE comes from the coding sequence GTGAAACGAATAGCTTTATTACTAATTATTATGTTAGCTTTAACAAGTTGTACACCTCAAAATATTAAAAGGTATAATGATATTAACAATGATGATACATCAACACTTAAAGAACAAGAAAACCAAACGAATGATGAGAATGAGAACAGTGAAAATGTGGTTGAATTAAAAATAACTCGTCATCCTTCACCTCAAAATCTAAAAAAATGTTTTGATTTAAAAGAATTACCTAAATACGATGAAAATGCAAATTGGGTTTGGCAAGTAGATTTACGAAGTGGTGATTTATCAACATGGGATGTTAGCGATAGACTATATGATTTGATGAATTCACTTTTTGATAGTCAAACAATATGGCCTATAGAGCTTCCAAAAGGATTTGACCCAGATAAGATAATGGAAATTGGAAAGAATCCTGGATTAAATATTAGGAGTTTACATAATGAAGGTATTACAGGTAAAGGTGTTGGAATAGCTATTATAGATTATGCTTTACTAGTAGATCATGTTGAATACAAAGATAGATTAAAAATGTATGAAGAGATTCATCACTCTAGCAAGAGAGCTCATTTTCATGGACCTGGTGTAGCGTCATTAGTAGTAGGAAAAACAACAGGTGTAGCACCTGAAGCAGATTTATATTTCATTGCAAGTCAGAATTATGAGTCAAGTAAAAAAGAAAAAAAATTAATTACGAATTTCTCATATACAGCTCAATGCATTGAACGAATTATAGATTTAAATAAATCTTTAGAAAACGATAAAAAGATAAGAGCTATTTCAATATCTTCAGCATGGAATCCAGAAAAATCAAATGGTTATGAAGAAATGGTAAAAGCTATAGAAAAAGCAAATGATGAAGGCATTTTTGTTATATCATGTAGTTTGCCTCAATATAATGAAAAATTCCATTTTCATGGACTTGCTCGAGAGCCTATGAAGGACCCTGATGATTTTGAGTCTTATTCAATAATCCCATGGGATAAGTGGATTTCTAAAGTTAATCATGTTGATGATTATGATGAGTTTTATGCATCAGAGTTTGACAAAATAAAAGAGAAACAAGTGTTGGCAGTTCCAATTGATAGTAGAGCCATAGCTGGTTCTTCAGGAAATGACGATTATGTATTTTATCGAGAAGGTGGCTGGAGCTGGGCTGTACCATATATTGCAGGATTATATGTATTGTCGTGTCAGGTTAAACCAGATATAACTCCAGAAATTTTTTGGGATGAAGCATATAATACAGGTATAGCAAGGGAAATAGAAAAGGATGGAAGTAAATATGAAACAAGAATAATAAATCCCGTTGATCTGATGAAAAGGTTAGAAGAATTAGAATAA
- a CDS encoding NfeD family protein: MKITRWLYALIILIVLSQGIAYAQNDGDAYVIPIHGEINKANYQYVKENIDTIKEGNFSTVIFDIDTYGGYIVEAEKIKELILSVDVPTITYVNKKAESAGVLITIAGDKVAMANGATIGSAEPIPNNPKTLSMWVEQLRATAKLKGRDDLLIASMADKEIYINDVVEKGKLLNLNYEDAKRLGLADVIADSYSEILDNFEDIKYNKIVVSDITIKNKVAQVVSNPLFAAILLAIGFIGMIIEVFTPGFGAGGTLSVLAFGCFFWASIMAGNSGYAAIIMFVVGIILLIIELMIPGFGIPGVGGLASIVISIILASRDIQQAVISLVMAFIISIVFAVIFIKYGQRSPYFDKLVLSKKQGDKYTSTESKENLLGKEGIVLTALRPAGTIKIEDKRIDAVSEGQFIKKGDKVKIIKIEGRRVVVEVIK, encoded by the coding sequence ATGAAGATAACTCGTTGGTTATATGCTTTAATAATTTTAATAGTTTTAAGCCAAGGTATTGCTTATGCTCAGAATGATGGAGATGCATATGTAATTCCAATACATGGTGAAATAAATAAAGCTAATTATCAATATGTCAAAGAAAACATTGATACTATAAAAGAAGGTAATTTCAGTACAGTAATTTTTGATATTGATACATATGGTGGATATATTGTAGAAGCAGAAAAAATCAAAGAATTGATTTTATCAGTTGATGTACCTACAATAACATATGTTAATAAAAAAGCCGAATCTGCAGGAGTATTAATAACTATTGCAGGAGATAAAGTAGCTATGGCCAATGGAGCGACAATAGGCTCTGCTGAGCCGATACCAAACAATCCTAAAACATTATCAATGTGGGTAGAACAATTAAGAGCTACAGCTAAATTAAAGGGTAGAGATGATCTATTAATAGCTTCAATGGCTGATAAGGAAATATACATAAATGATGTTGTAGAAAAAGGTAAACTTCTTAATCTAAATTATGAAGATGCAAAAAGACTTGGATTAGCTGATGTTATAGCTGATAGTTACTCAGAAATATTGGATAACTTTGAAGATATTAAATACAATAAAATTGTTGTATCTGATATAACTATTAAAAATAAAGTAGCACAGGTTGTATCCAATCCATTGTTTGCAGCAATACTACTCGCTATAGGGTTTATAGGTATGATTATAGAGGTTTTCACTCCAGGTTTTGGAGCAGGAGGAACTTTAAGTGTACTAGCATTTGGATGTTTCTTCTGGGCAAGTATTATGGCTGGTAATTCTGGTTATGCAGCTATTATTATGTTTGTAGTTGGTATAATACTTTTAATTATAGAGTTAATGATACCAGGTTTTGGAATACCTGGAGTTGGAGGTTTAGCAAGTATTGTTATTTCAATTATATTAGCATCAAGAGATATACAACAAGCAGTCATTTCATTAGTTATGGCATTTATTATAAGTATTGTTTTTGCTGTTATATTTATAAAATACGGGCAGAGAAGTCCATATTTTGATAAGCTTGTATTGTCAAAAAAGCAAGGTGATAAATATACAAGCACAGAATCAAAAGAAAATTTGCTTGGCAAAGAAGGTATCGTTTTAACAGCATTAAGACCAGCAGGAACAATAAAGATTGAGGATAAAAGAATAGACGCAGTATCAGAAGGACAGTTTATTAAAAAAGGTGATAAAGTTAAAATTATTAAAATTGAAGGTAGACGTGTAGTCGTAGAGGTTATTAAATAG
- the floA gene encoding flotillin-like protein FloA (flotillin-like protein involved in membrane lipid rafts) — protein sequence MNGFVFLIIIVVAVIIFLTLLFSFIPVGLWITAYFSGVKIGLFTLVGMRFRRVIPSRIVNPLIKATKAGLNLSVNELEAHYLAGGNVNTVVDALIAAQRADIALPFERAAAIDLAGRNVLEAVRVSVNPKVIETPKVAAVAKDGIEVMVKAKVTLRANIERLVGGAGEETIIARVGEGIVTTVGSAVTHKLVLENPDLISQTVLEKGLDAGTAFEILSIDVADVDVGRNIGAQLQTDQAEADKRIAQAKAEERRAMAVAKEQEMIAEVQSMRAKVVEAEAEIPLAIAKAFEKGNLGVMDYYNMKNIVADTDMRKSISNLNLDKDDTQK from the coding sequence ATGAATGGATTTGTATTTTTAATAATCATTGTTGTTGCAGTGATAATCTTTTTAACACTGTTATTTAGTTTCATACCAGTTGGATTATGGATAACTGCTTACTTCTCAGGTGTTAAGATAGGATTATTTACACTTGTAGGAATGAGGTTTAGAAGAGTTATACCTTCTAGAATAGTTAATCCTCTTATAAAGGCAACTAAGGCAGGTTTGAATTTATCAGTAAATGAGTTAGAAGCACATTATTTAGCTGGAGGTAATGTAAATACTGTTGTAGATGCGTTAATAGCTGCACAAAGAGCAGATATAGCACTTCCTTTTGAAAGAGCAGCAGCAATTGATTTAGCTGGTAGAAATGTTTTAGAAGCTGTTAGAGTAAGTGTTAACCCTAAGGTTATCGAAACTCCAAAGGTAGCTGCAGTAGCTAAAGATGGTATTGAGGTTATGGTAAAGGCAAAGGTAACATTGAGAGCTAATATTGAAAGATTAGTTGGTGGTGCTGGTGAAGAAACAATCATAGCCAGAGTAGGTGAAGGTATAGTAACTACAGTAGGTAGTGCTGTAACTCATAAGTTAGTTTTAGAGAATCCTGATTTAATATCTCAGACAGTGTTAGAGAAAGGATTAGATGCAGGAACTGCATTTGAAATATTATCAATAGATGTTGCAGATGTAGATGTTGGAAGAAATATAGGTGCTCAATTACAAACAGATCAAGCAGAAGCTGATAAGAGAATAGCACAAGCTAAAGCAGAAGAAAGAAGAGCTATGGCAGTTGCTAAAGAACAAGAAATGATAGCAGAGGTACAATCTATGAGAGCTAAGGTTGTTGAAGCGGAAGCTGAAATACCATTAGCTATAGCTAAAGCATTTGAAAAAGGAAATTTAGGAGTTATGGATTATTATAATATGAAAAATATAGTAGCAGATACTGATATGAGAAAATCAATATCAAACTTAAATTTAGATAAAGATGATACTCAAAAATAA
- the yqfC gene encoding sporulation protein YqfC, whose product MNQIKNDISDVLELPKDIVMDLPKITVIGNIQAYIENHKGILEYSKTIIRVKYKGGIVKILGNDMFIRTIVSEEIIITGIINEIEYLN is encoded by the coding sequence ATGAATCAAATTAAGAATGATATATCAGATGTTTTAGAATTACCAAAAGACATTGTTATGGATTTGCCTAAAATAACTGTTATTGGCAATATTCAAGCTTATATAGAAAATCACAAAGGTATATTAGAATATAGTAAAACAATTATTAGAGTTAAGTATAAAGGTGGAATTGTCAAAATATTAGGTAATGATATGTTTATTAGGACAATAGTAAGCGAAGAAATAATTATTACTGGAATTATTAACGAGATTGAGTATTTGAATTGA
- the yqfD gene encoding sporulation protein YqfD, whose product MLVIRLWNYFRGYVIIKVEGLMLEKLINDAINNNIYLWDIERVDYTTLVARVGLNGFKRLIQSIERFGCRVNVVKEKGLPFFVSRLKNRKMMVVGFIAFFCIIFFLTSFIWTVEVIGEDKNINDKVISYLKKYDIKPGIKKSNIDIKMIKDQLIYDINDISYTRAEIVGTKLIIEVKKRDIKNPDIKSNVPCNIVADKKAIIQKVIAKNGKAIVKNGDIVKKGQILISGKIEDERLEEPLLVHSNGDVMGKTNYTNIMKEPIEKIIKEETGKNYVVRELKIGSKSISIAEGSIPFKYYVEKANRNALIDNSIISLPFELVTHKYCEVIHKSIKQDVDSLKEILRVRGIKDLMNKMPKDAKVVSQHVSYKIDDKYITAIIHVEVIEHIGIKKIIEH is encoded by the coding sequence TTGCTTGTTATAAGGTTATGGAATTATTTTAGAGGATATGTTATTATTAAGGTTGAAGGACTAATGTTAGAGAAATTAATAAATGATGCAATAAATAATAATATATACTTATGGGATATAGAAAGAGTAGATTACACTACACTTGTTGCTAGAGTTGGCTTAAATGGATTTAAAAGGCTTATTCAAAGTATAGAGAGATTTGGTTGTAGAGTTAATGTGGTAAAAGAAAAAGGACTACCATTTTTTGTTTCTAGATTAAAGAATAGAAAAATGATGGTTGTTGGATTTATTGCATTTTTTTGTATTATATTCTTCTTGACATCTTTCATATGGACAGTAGAAGTAATTGGTGAAGATAAAAACATAAACGATAAAGTAATATCTTATCTAAAAAAATATGACATAAAACCTGGTATAAAAAAATCGAATATTGATATAAAAATGATAAAGGATCAATTAATATATGATATCAATGATATATCTTATACAAGAGCGGAGATTGTTGGAACTAAATTAATAATTGAAGTTAAAAAAAGAGATATTAAGAATCCAGATATTAAAAGCAATGTTCCATGTAATATTGTAGCTGATAAAAAAGCAATTATCCAGAAGGTTATTGCTAAAAATGGTAAAGCTATAGTGAAAAACGGAGATATTGTAAAGAAAGGTCAAATTTTAATTTCTGGAAAGATTGAAGATGAAAGATTAGAAGAACCTCTTTTAGTTCACTCAAATGGAGATGTAATGGGTAAGACTAATTATACAAATATTATGAAAGAACCTATAGAAAAGATAATAAAAGAAGAAACTGGAAAGAATTACGTTGTCAGAGAGTTGAAAATAGGTAGCAAAAGCATTAGTATCGCTGAAGGTTCTATACCATTTAAATATTATGTTGAAAAAGCTAATAGAAATGCTTTGATTGATAATTCAATAATTAGTCTGCCATTTGAATTAGTAACACATAAATACTGTGAAGTAATTCATAAAAGCATTAAACAAGACGTTGATTCTTTGAAAGAAATATTACGAGTTAGAGGTATAAAAGATTTAATGAATAAAATGCCTAAAGATGCTAAGGTTGTGTCTCAACATGTATCATATAAAATTGATGATAAATATATTACTGCGATAATACATGTAGAAGTTATTGAACATATTGGTATTAAAAAGATTATTGAACATTGA
- a CDS encoding PhoH family protein, which yields MNKEVVEKRIRIIDEDYTRELFGDLDKNVKIIEKEFDVDIASRESEIIIIGGKENVDAVNLLIPKLIDIIKNKKAITNQELMYTIQLIQEGNGHLVKQLLDEVMCVTYSGKIIKPKTIGQKRYIDAMKNNDVVFGIGPAGTGKTYLAVAMAVTAFKNKEVNRIILTRPAVEAGEKLGFLPGDLQDKVDPYLRPLNDALFDVLGGEVFAKHKERGTIEIAPLAYMRGRTLDSAFVILDEAQNTTPEQMKMFLTRLGYGSKTVVTGDITQIDLPNGKISGLKQITKVLKNVEGIDFIRLTKTDVIRHRLVKRIIEAYENYDKKEKR from the coding sequence TTGAATAAAGAAGTAGTAGAGAAAAGAATTAGAATAATTGATGAAGATTATACAAGAGAATTATTTGGAGATTTAGATAAAAATGTAAAAATAATAGAAAAGGAATTTGATGTTGATATAGCATCTAGAGAGAGTGAGATAATAATAATTGGTGGTAAGGAAAATGTTGATGCTGTTAATTTGCTTATTCCTAAATTAATAGATATAATAAAAAACAAAAAAGCTATAACTAACCAAGAACTTATGTATACAATACAGCTAATTCAAGAAGGAAACGGGCATTTAGTAAAACAATTACTTGATGAAGTAATGTGTGTAACATATTCAGGGAAGATAATTAAACCAAAAACAATAGGTCAAAAAAGATATATTGATGCTATGAAAAATAATGATGTTGTTTTTGGAATAGGTCCTGCTGGAACAGGGAAAACTTATTTAGCTGTAGCTATGGCAGTTACTGCATTTAAGAATAAAGAGGTAAATAGAATTATTCTTACAAGACCAGCTGTTGAAGCTGGTGAAAAACTAGGTTTTTTACCAGGGGATTTACAGGATAAAGTAGATCCATATCTTAGACCCTTAAATGATGCTTTATTTGATGTTTTAGGAGGAGAAGTTTTTGCAAAGCATAAAGAAAGAGGAACGATAGAGATAGCACCACTTGCTTATATGCGAGGTAGAACACTTGATTCAGCTTTTGTAATATTGGATGAAGCTCAAAATACTACACCTGAACAGATGAAGATGTTTTTAACTAGACTAGGATACGGTTCAAAGACTGTTGTAACAGGAGATATAACACAAATAGACTTACCCAATGGTAAAATTTCAGGCTTAAAACAAATAACCAAAGTACTAAAAAATGTTGAGGGAATTGATTTTATCCGTTTGACTAAGACTGATGTAATTAGGCATAGACTTGTAAAGAGAATAATAGAAGCTTATGAGAACTATGATAAGAAGGAAAAAAGATAA
- a CDS encoding HD family phosphohydrolase → MLYKKHKFLKKIQNTKVLEFVRKKSFRQIILFVCFTILLATIFMFNVTSNKISAQIGDIANEDIKTTRDIIDAIETNRLRENAMDKVEPIYKFDLSIQVNVKTKIKNFFNLINMVNETINENTLLKIQILKQETGIELDDDDFYVLINTKKSELEKFQSYIIDIVFQVMAKGIKENELDISKENVVENFENIKDLNANLKKIGRKVIVNYIEPNMFLDVKQTQKAKENVADQIENVVIKQGQVIIGKGEVIEQRHIELIRETGLLKVKGTVEYKAKAGLLIFVLIIVSGFIAYLYLLNKNIFNSPKLLSLLIIVILVTLILGKSIYGISPYIVPIATASMLLTILLNEKVSIFVNLIIAISLAYITNADMNTLVLYIVGGLVGSIGGREANHRYKIFFIGLLVGVVNVFMSIAMGLIADATAYMIFIQSAIGLFNGLLCSILTIGTLPLWESMFGIVTPQKLVDLSNPNTPLLKKLLLEAPGTYNHSIIVGNLSEAAAEAVGANPLLARVGAYYHDIGKLKRPYFFKENQFNAANPHDKIKANLSAIIILNHVKDGVELAKKYKLPKFIEDIIRQHHGNTLVAYFYHKAINDENNQYVREESFRYPGPKPQTKEAAIIMLADSVEAAVRSIQEPTKGKIEGLVRKIIKSKLEDGQLDESTLTFKDLDTIANKFLIILLGIFHERIEYPKLDLNEIKGGI, encoded by the coding sequence ATGCTTTATAAAAAGCATAAATTTTTAAAAAAAATACAGAATACAAAGGTTTTAGAATTTGTAAGGAAAAAATCATTCAGGCAGATAATTTTGTTTGTATGTTTTACTATATTACTTGCCACTATTTTTATGTTTAATGTTACATCAAATAAAATTTCCGCTCAAATTGGCGATATTGCAAATGAAGATATAAAAACAACTAGAGATATAATAGATGCTATTGAAACTAATAGACTCAGAGAAAATGCAATGGATAAAGTAGAACCGATTTATAAATTTGATTTATCTATACAGGTAAATGTAAAAACAAAAATTAAGAATTTTTTTAACCTTATTAACATGGTTAATGAGACAATCAATGAAAATACACTTTTGAAAATTCAGATATTAAAACAAGAAACTGGTATTGAACTAGATGATGATGATTTTTATGTACTAATAAATACAAAAAAATCAGAATTAGAGAAATTTCAAAGTTATATTATTGATATAGTATTTCAAGTTATGGCAAAAGGTATTAAAGAAAATGAACTTGATATTAGCAAAGAAAATGTAGTTGAAAATTTTGAAAACATAAAAGATTTAAATGCAAATCTTAAAAAAATTGGAAGAAAAGTAATAGTAAATTATATAGAACCAAATATGTTTTTAGATGTAAAACAGACGCAAAAAGCTAAAGAAAACGTAGCTGATCAGATAGAAAATGTAGTTATAAAACAAGGACAAGTCATAATAGGTAAGGGAGAAGTGATTGAGCAAAGACATATTGAGCTTATTAGAGAGACTGGGTTATTAAAAGTAAAAGGTACAGTAGAATATAAAGCAAAAGCTGGGTTATTAATTTTTGTATTAATAATTGTTAGCGGTTTTATTGCATATCTGTATCTATTAAATAAAAATATTTTTAATTCTCCTAAACTACTATCTTTGCTTATAATTGTGATTCTAGTTACGCTTATACTAGGTAAAAGTATATATGGAATATCACCTTATATAGTACCAATAGCAACTGCTTCTATGTTATTGACAATATTATTAAATGAAAAAGTATCTATTTTTGTAAACTTAATTATAGCGATTTCTTTAGCTTATATAACAAATGCTGATATGAATACTTTAGTATTATATATTGTAGGAGGATTGGTAGGTTCTATTGGAGGAAGAGAAGCTAATCATAGATACAAGATTTTTTTTATTGGTTTATTAGTTGGCGTAGTAAATGTCTTTATGTCTATAGCCATGGGATTAATAGCAGATGCAACTGCATATATGATATTTATACAAAGTGCTATAGGATTGTTTAATGGTTTATTATGTAGTATATTAACAATTGGAACTTTACCATTATGGGAGAGTATGTTTGGTATTGTTACACCACAGAAGCTAGTAGATTTATCTAACCCTAATACACCATTATTAAAGAAACTATTGCTAGAAGCACCAGGAACCTATAATCATAGTATTATTGTAGGTAATTTAAGTGAGGCAGCAGCTGAAGCTGTTGGTGCAAACCCTTTATTAGCGAGAGTTGGAGCGTATTATCATGATATTGGTAAATTGAAAAGACCTTATTTTTTCAAAGAAAATCAATTTAATGCTGCTAATCCGCATGATAAAATAAAAGCTAATCTAAGTGCAATTATTATTCTTAACCATGTTAAAGATGGTGTAGAGTTAGCTAAAAAATATAAGCTTCCGAAGTTTATTGAAGATATAATTAGACAGCATCATGGGAATACTTTAGTTGCATATTTTTACCACAAAGCGATAAATGATGAAAATAATCAATATGTTAGAGAGGAAAGTTTTAGATATCCTGGACCAAAACCACAAACAAAAGAAGCAGCTATAATAATGTTAGCAGATTCTGTAGAAGCTGCTGTTAGGTCAATTCAAGAACCAACAAAGGGGAAAATAGAAGGTTTGGTAAGAAAAATAATAAAATCTAAACTTGAAGATGGTCAATTAGATGAAAGTACACTTACTTTTAAGGATTTAGATACAATAGCTAATAAATTTTTAATAATTTTACTTGGTATATTTCATGAAAGAATAGAGTACCCTAAACTCGATTTAAATGAAATTAAGGGAGGAATATAA
- the ybeY gene encoding rRNA maturation RNase YbeY: MELLIDNRQNEIAITQKLIDDIKLVAKECLLLERESTDFEVSISFVNNEEIKRLNSAYRHKDTETDVLSFPLDNEDFLMEDQVTMLGDIVISVEKAKTQAEELGHSFDREILYLTAHSMLHLLGYDHMNEEDKTEMRQREKTVMKNLKIFRNE, translated from the coding sequence ATGGAACTTTTAATAGATAATAGACAAAATGAGATAGCTATAACACAAAAGCTTATTGACGACATAAAGTTAGTTGCAAAAGAATGTTTGCTACTAGAAAGAGAAAGCACTGATTTTGAGGTAAGCATATCTTTCGTTAACAATGAAGAAATTAAAAGGTTAAATAGTGCGTATAGGCATAAAGATACAGAAACTGATGTATTATCATTTCCTTTAGATAATGAAGATTTTTTAATGGAAGATCAAGTAACTATGTTAGGTGATATTGTTATTTCCGTAGAAAAGGCAAAAACACAAGCTGAAGAATTAGGTCACTCCTTTGATAGAGAAATACTATATTTAACAGCACATAGTATGCTACATTTATTAGGTTATGATCATATGAATGAAGAAGATAAGACAGAGATGCGACAAAGAGAGAAAACTGTTATGAAAAACCTTAAAATATTTAGGAATGAATAA
- a CDS encoding hemolysin family protein, whose amino-acid sequence MAFYLKIFILIVLLYFSSIFSSSETALTAINATKIRNIREKDKRKGEILRNLKLQTNSVLAVILIGNNIVNVAATAILTELTLQFFKKDGSIVISTIIMTVLILVFGEITPKTFAAQNPEKIAVRVAGLLSVLLKIFKPILYLLTKITNFIIRVLGGEISENTTFITEEEIKSIVDVGEEEGILEHHERMMIEGIFEIDDTDVTNVMVPRIDITAVSKNSNLRVALSKIIKNGHSRIPIYDNSIDNIIGLLYAKDILPFAINNSLDINKTNVEELMRDTYYVPQTKKVGELLKDMQREKVHMAIVLDEYGATEGLVTIEDILEEIVGDIFDEYDDEEKVIEKISENKYNVKADIALEEFNDVFNCDLPEEEFESLGGYIFSTLGRVAIVGDKIKYKQLTMCVIKVSKRRILSVEVEINNS is encoded by the coding sequence ATGGCATTTTATTTAAAAATATTTATATTAATAGTACTTCTTTATTTTTCATCAATATTTTCAAGTTCTGAAACAGCTTTAACAGCAATTAATGCAACTAAAATTAGAAATATAAGAGAGAAAGATAAAAGAAAAGGAGAAATATTAAGAAATTTAAAACTACAAACTAATTCTGTTTTAGCTGTAATATTAATAGGTAATAATATAGTAAATGTTGCAGCGACTGCTATTTTAACTGAATTAACGCTTCAATTTTTTAAAAAAGATGGTTCTATAGTTATATCAACTATAATCATGACTGTTTTAATATTGGTATTTGGAGAAATAACTCCAAAGACATTTGCAGCTCAGAATCCTGAGAAAATTGCTGTTAGAGTTGCTGGTCTTCTATCAGTGTTGTTAAAAATTTTTAAGCCAATATTGTATCTATTAACAAAGATTACAAATTTCATCATAAGGGTTTTAGGTGGTGAAATTAGTGAAAATACTACTTTTATAACAGAAGAAGAAATTAAGTCAATAGTAGATGTTGGTGAAGAAGAAGGAATACTTGAACATCATGAAAGAATGATGATAGAAGGAATTTTTGAAATAGATGATACTGACGTAACTAATGTTATGGTACCAAGAATAGATATAACTGCAGTTTCGAAAAATAGTAATCTAAGAGTAGCTCTTTCAAAAATTATCAAGAATGGCCATTCTAGGATACCTATTTACGATAATAGTATAGATAACATAATAGGTCTTTTATATGCAAAAGATATTTTACCATTTGCCATAAATAATAGCTTAGATATAAATAAAACTAATGTAGAAGAATTAATGAGAGATACATATTATGTGCCTCAGACAAAAAAAGTTGGAGAATTACTAAAAGATATGCAAAGAGAAAAAGTACATATGGCTATTGTTCTCGATGAATATGGAGCAACAGAGGGGCTAGTTACTATCGAAGATATACTGGAAGAAATAGTTGGAGATATTTTTGATGAATATGATGATGAAGAAAAAGTTATAGAAAAAATATCAGAAAATAAGTATAATGTAAAAGCAGACATAGCATTAGAAGAATTTAATGATGTTTTTAATTGTGATTTACCTGAGGAAGAGTTTGAATCATTAGGAGGGTATATATTTAGCACTTTAGGTAGAGTAGCAATTGTAGGAGACAAGATAAAGTATAAACAGTTAACAATGTGTGTTATAAAAGTTTCTAAAAGAAGGATATTGAGTGTTGAAGTAGAAATTAATAATTCATAA